A part of Acidobacteriota bacterium genomic DNA contains:
- a CDS encoding histidine kinase: MDNTPAIHLPLLVNTLGHIFGLAAFSGFLYFLWRSRRRSLLGDIRLPGGAALLALLWNAGSLGVLAAADSPSLARRVMVAGSLATLSLLPSVLLHVSLGSRRSLLCWIGYGVGLLACGIHLAEIFGTGVASHQFGLRLITFGFGVLAVLAALVLWKDQQQRKGAGMRMLGAMALFLFAVSFTHFGETHGSDAWVHELLVHHAGIPLALVVLLQDYRFLLLDVFIRFLGNALLAVVFAVGLIGLLSRLELDPVFPQGGFSLALTITGVGLALLGFSAFRGYLQRWVERRVFRRGNLRAALQRLQALAGGTESEEAFLEQAASGVAAFAKARRVELLEESEIAEAVVGEGLRPQILDRGQSSELGPRRWAEVAVPLRFAEGDRKVLLLSARLAGRRYLSEDLEDLNRLATEVVAQVTRRRRAELQGLATRAELQALRAQINPHFLFNSLNALYGLIPRAADEARRTVVNLAEIFRYLLQGNRQQVPLEEELRTVRAYLDVERLRLGRRLATRIDVSRQALGVEIPALSIQPLVENAVKHGISRMAEGGSIGLEAVVEDGVLEVTVSDDGPGFQSSGPREEGQGLENVRRRLRLCYGEQGRLQVESAVGRTRVGFRVPPKQAAAVLAK, encoded by the coding sequence ATGGATAATACACCCGCCATTCACCTGCCGCTGCTGGTCAATACCCTGGGGCACATCTTTGGGCTAGCGGCATTCAGCGGTTTTCTCTACTTCCTTTGGCGCAGCCGCCGGCGGTCTCTCCTCGGGGACATCCGGCTGCCGGGCGGAGCGGCCCTGCTGGCCCTGTTGTGGAACGCCGGCTCGCTGGGAGTGCTGGCGGCGGCGGATTCACCCAGCCTGGCGCGGCGCGTGATGGTGGCGGGAAGCCTCGCCACCTTGAGTCTGTTGCCGAGCGTGCTGCTGCACGTCTCGCTGGGCTCCCGTCGATCCCTGCTCTGCTGGATCGGCTACGGAGTGGGTTTGCTGGCCTGCGGCATCCACCTGGCTGAAATCTTCGGCACTGGGGTCGCTTCCCATCAGTTCGGGCTGCGGCTGATCACCTTCGGATTCGGCGTGCTGGCCGTCCTGGCGGCCCTGGTCCTCTGGAAGGACCAGCAGCAGCGCAAGGGGGCGGGAATGCGCATGCTGGGCGCCATGGCTCTCTTCCTGTTTGCCGTCTCTTTCACCCACTTCGGGGAGACCCACGGGTCCGATGCCTGGGTCCATGAGCTCCTGGTCCACCATGCCGGCATCCCGCTGGCACTGGTGGTGCTGCTGCAGGACTACCGCTTTCTGCTGCTGGACGTCTTCATTCGCTTTCTGGGGAATGCGCTGCTGGCGGTGGTTTTCGCGGTGGGCCTGATCGGGCTGTTGAGCCGGTTGGAGCTCGATCCCGTCTTCCCGCAAGGAGGATTCTCCCTGGCGCTGACCATCACCGGCGTGGGACTGGCCCTGCTTGGATTTTCCGCGTTTCGCGGCTACCTTCAGAGATGGGTGGAGCGGCGTGTCTTCCGCAGGGGCAACCTGAGGGCGGCGCTGCAGCGGCTGCAGGCACTGGCTGGCGGCACGGAGAGCGAAGAAGCATTCCTGGAGCAGGCGGCCAGTGGGGTGGCCGCCTTCGCCAAGGCCCGCCGTGTGGAACTCTTGGAAGAAAGTGAAATTGCGGAGGCGGTAGTCGGGGAGGGGCTGCGCCCCCAGATTCTGGACCGAGGCCAGAGTTCGGAACTTGGCCCCAGGCGCTGGGCCGAGGTGGCGGTGCCGCTGCGGTTTGCCGAGGGAGACCGGAAGGTGCTGCTCTTGAGCGCCCGGCTGGCCGGCAGGCGCTATCTCAGTGAAGACCTGGAGGATCTGAACCGCTTGGCGACCGAGGTGGTGGCGCAGGTGACTCGCCGGAGGCGCGCCGAACTCCAGGGACTGGCCACCCGGGCCGAGTTGCAGGCGCTGAGGGCGCAGATCAATCCCCACTTCCTCTTCAACTCCCTCAATGCCCTCTACGGCCTCATTCCCCGGGCGGCCGACGAGGCCCGCCGCACCGTGGTCAACCTGGCCGAGATATTTCGCTACCTGCTTCAGGGGAATCGCCAGCAGGTGCCGCTGGAAGAGGAGCTTCGGACCGTCCGGGCCTACCTGGATGTGGAGCGCTTGCGCCTGGGGCGCCGCCTGGCCACCCGGATCGATGTCAGCCGCCAGGCCCTCGGGGTGGAAATCCCGGCCCTTTCGATCCAGCCCCTGGTCGAGAATGCCGTCAAGCACGGGATCAGCAGAATGGCCGAGGGCGGAAGCATCGGGTTGGAGGCCGTCGTGGAGGACGGCGTCCTCGAGGTCACCGTCTCTGACGACGGCCCGGGATTTCAGTCCTCCGGACCTCGGGAGGAAGGACAGGGCCTGGAGAACGTCCGCCGCCGGCTGCGACTCTGCTATGGGGAGCAGGGCCGACTCCAGGTCGAATCCGCCGTCGGCCGCACCAGGGTCGGCTTCCGGGTGCCGCCGAAGCAGGCCGCCGCCGTTCTCGCCAAGTAA